Genomic window (Rossellomorea aquimaris):
AGTGAAAATAGATCCCAGCAGAAGTCCTTTTATTCGGGAGAGACTCGAAATTATCTGCGAGGGTAATGAATTTGAAGAACTACTTGAAAAAATAGAAGAATTAGAAGCACTTGATGGGTTCAAAGTCGTTTTTGTTCAAAATTTTGATGCGGAAAGAGTAGGCTTTAAAAAGCTTCGCAAGATTGAAAAAGAAGTAGGAATGCATCTAAAAGGTGAAGCTGAGTTAGTCGATCCAGACATTTGGTTCGGGGTGTTGAAGACCAATGATCGCTGGGTGTTTGGCAAGTATGTGAGAAACGAAGCGGTTTGGCTGCACCACGTGAAAAAGCCACACAGCTATTCGACGGCACTCAGTACCCGTGTGGCTAGAGCCGTCGTGAATATTGCAGCACCGAATCCTGAAGGAATCAAAATGATCGACCCGTGCTGCGGAATAGGGACGGTCCTTGTGGAGGCGCTATCCATGGGAATCGATATCGTCGGGAGTGACCGCAATCCTTTGATCCTCGATGGAGTGAAAGAGAATATCGCTCATTTTGGATATAAAGGGGATGTCTCTTTAAAGGATATTAACGACGTAACCGGCAACTATGATGTAGCTGTGATCGATCTACCTTACAATCTTTGTTCAGTGATTACAAATGACGAGCAGCTTGACATGCTCCGCAGTGCGAGACGATTTACAGAGAAGGTCGTGATTGTTACCTTGGAAGATGTGGACGCGAATATTGAAAAAGCGGGCTTTGAAATTGTAGATCGCTGTGAAGTGAGTAAAGGAAGATTTGTCCGGCAGATCCTGGTCTGCAAATGATAGAAAATTGAGAGAGTGTGGAGAGTTGTTTCCATGCTCTTTTTTATGGGAGCTCTAAGAAGCCTCTATTCAGGTACTTTGAAGTGCCTATCCCACAAAAAAGTACCTACTTCTCAAGCAATCTTCCATCGTCCATACTATATCCATGTTCTCCTCATGGGGATAATTCATTTTATGAAAAAGGAGAGTGTAGGTATGAGCGTCAAATCTATCACTTTAAATAATAATATAAAAATGCCGGAACTGGGATATGGGGTTTTCCGTGTGGATGACGGCCCGAAGCTTGCACGGGCAGTACAGACAGCGATCAAAATGGGGTATCGCAGTATCGATACAGCAGCGATTTATGGAAATGAAGAGAGCGTCGGGAAGGGAATCAATAAAGCGATTGAAGCAGGACTTGTTACCCGGGAGGAACTGTTTGTCACTTCAAAAGTTTGGAATGCCGGCCTATCCTACGATGAAACGATCGCGGCATACGAAGAAAGCATAAAGAAAATGGGGCTCGACTATTTGGATCTTTATCTGATTCACTGGCCTGGAAAAGAGAAGTACATGGAGTCCTGGAAAGCTCTTGAATCCCTTTATAAGGATGGAAGGATCCAAGCGATAGGTGTAAGTAACTTCCAAGTTCATCACTTGAAACACTTACTCGAGGGTGCTGAAATCACGCCGGTTATTAACCAGATTGAATTCCATCCCAAGCTGATTCAAACGGAAGTGAGAGATTACTGCCGGAAGCACAATATTCAAGTTGAAGCCTGGTCTCCGCTTATGAATGCAGAGCTTCTAAACAATGAAACCATTAAAGGGATTGCTCAGTCCCATGGTAAATCACCCGCTCAAGTGATACTGCGCTGGGATCTCCAACACGGAGTCATCACAATTCCAAAGTCTATGACGGAGTCCAGAATTCAAGAAAACATTTCTATATATGATTTTGAATTAACTTCTGAGCAAATGAATCAATTAGATGCATTAAATGAAGACTTCCGCAGTGGCCCGGATCCTGATGAGTTCGATTTTTAATGAGTGAATAGTACAAAGGAGGATGACCTGAAGAAAAACTTTGGGCCATCCTCTTTATTTTATCTGTAGCTGGTACAAGAGTATTGAAGAACTTTTTTA
Coding sequences:
- a CDS encoding aldo/keto reductase, whose protein sequence is MSVKSITLNNNIKMPELGYGVFRVDDGPKLARAVQTAIKMGYRSIDTAAIYGNEESVGKGINKAIEAGLVTREELFVTSKVWNAGLSYDETIAAYEESIKKMGLDYLDLYLIHWPGKEKYMESWKALESLYKDGRIQAIGVSNFQVHHLKHLLEGAEITPVINQIEFHPKLIQTEVRDYCRKHNIQVEAWSPLMNAELLNNETIKGIAQSHGKSPAQVILRWDLQHGVITIPKSMTESRIQENISIYDFELTSEQMNQLDALNEDFRSGPDPDEFDF
- a CDS encoding RsmD family RNA methyltransferase; amino-acid sequence: MLQWSNATQHFYHHTELIIIEKKKYIYHYSWEPNEESLCGLERRVLFGKSPESSILESSVKIDPSRSPFIRERLEIICEGNEFEELLEKIEELEALDGFKVVFVQNFDAERVGFKKLRKIEKEVGMHLKGEAELVDPDIWFGVLKTNDRWVFGKYVRNEAVWLHHVKKPHSYSTALSTRVARAVVNIAAPNPEGIKMIDPCCGIGTVLVEALSMGIDIVGSDRNPLILDGVKENIAHFGYKGDVSLKDINDVTGNYDVAVIDLPYNLCSVITNDEQLDMLRSARRFTEKVVIVTLEDVDANIEKAGFEIVDRCEVSKGRFVRQILVCK